The region CGCGGGCGCCGCGGTGGGCGGCCTGGCGCTGGCCCAGGCCCTCCCCCTGCGGCTGCTGCAGCCGCTGGCAGCCATCGACAACCCACTGGGCTTCTACCCGGACCGCGAGTGGGAAAAGGTCTACCGCGACCAGTACCGCTACGACGGCAGTTTCACCTTCGTCTGCTCTCCCAACGACACCCACCACTGCCGCCTGCGCGCCTTTGTGCGCAACGGCGTGATCATGCGCATCGAGCAGAACTACGATGTGCAGCGCTACACCGACCTCTACGGAAACAGGGCCACTCCCCACTGGAACCCCCGCGGCTGCCTGAAGGGCTACACCTTCCACCGCCGCGTCTACGGGCCCTACCGGCTGAAGCACCCCCTGGTGCGCCGCGGGTGGAAGGCATGGGCGGACGACGGCTTCCCGGAGCTCACCCCTGCCCTGCGGGGGAAGTACCGTTTCGACAGCCGGGGGACCGATGCGTTCGAGCGGGTCTCCTGGGAGCAGGCCTACGACTACATCGGGAGGGCCTTCATCGCCATCGCCCGGCGCTACAGCGGCCCGGAGGGCGCACGGCGGCTCCAGGCCCAGGGCTACCCGCCGGAGATGGTGGAGGCGATGCACGGGGCGGGGGTGCGCACCTTCAAGTTCCGCGGTGGGATGGGGCTGCTGGGGGTCATAGGCAAGTACGGCCTGTGGCGGGCCGCCAACATGATGGCGCTGCTGGATGCCCACGTGCGCGGGGTGGGTTCCGACCAGGCGCTGGGCGCCCGCAAGTGGAGCAACTACACCTGGCACGGCGACCAGGCTCCGGGGCAGCCCTTCGTCCACGGCCTGCAGGCCTCGGACGTGGATTTCAACGAGCTGCGCCACGCCCGTCTGCACATCCAGGTGGGCAAGAACCTCATCGAGAACAAGATGCCGGAGTCCCACTTCTTCAATGAGCTGATGGAGCGCGGCGCGCGCATCGTCGTCATCACCCCCGAGTACAGCCCGCCCGCGGTCAAGGCCGACTACTGGATGCCTGTCCGCCCGCAGACCGACGCCGCGCTCTTCCTGGGCATCACCCGGCTCATGATGGACAACCGCTGGTATGACGAAACCTTCGTCAAGCGGTTCACGGACTTCCCCCTGCTCATCCGGCAAGACACCCTGAAGCGGCTGCGCGCCGCCGAGGTCTTCCCCGACTACCGCCCCGGGCTGGACCCGCAGGGTCCCAGCTTTACGCGGCAGAACCTGCGGCCGGACCAGTACGCGCAGCTGGGCGACTTCGTCATCTTCGACCGCAGGACCAGGCGGCTGCAGCCGCTCACCCGCGACCAGGTGGGCGAGCGCATGGCCCGGGCGGGCCTGGACCCCGACCTGGCCTGGCGCGGCCGGGTGAAGCTGGTAGACGGCCGGGAGGTGGAGTGCCTCACCCTGTGGCAGGCCTACCGCGACCACCTGCGCGATTACGACCTGGACACCGTGGTCGAGATCACCCAGACCCCTAGGGAGATGATCCGCCGCCTGGCGCGGGACATGGCCACCATCAAGCCGGTGGCCATTCACATCGGCGAGGGGATCAACCACTGGTTCCACGCCACCCTGGCCAACCGCGCCTTCTACCTGCCGCTGATGCTCACCGGGAATATCGGCGTCCCCGGCGCAGGCTGTCACACCTGGGCCGGCAACTACAAGGCCGGCATCTTTCAGGGCTCCCCCTGGACGGGTCCGGGGATCACGGGGTGGCTCTTCGAGGACCCCTTCAACCCAGCATTGGATCCGACCACGCCCGGGCGGCAGATCAAGGTGAAGAAGTACCTCAAGGACGAGGAGCCGGCCTACTGGGACCACGGGGACGTGCCGTTGATCGTGGAGACCCCCAAGGCGGGGCGCAAGGTCTTCACCGGCCAAACCCACATGCCCACGCCCACCAAGGTCATCTGGTACAACAACGTCAACATCCTGAACAACGCCAAGTGGGCCTACGGGGTGATCAAGAACGTCAACCCCCGGGTGGAGCTGATCATCAACCAGGACATCGAGATGACCGCCAGCGCCGAGTACGCAGACATAATCCTGCCGGCCAACTCCTGGGTGGAGTTCCAGACCTACGAGCTGACCGCGTCCTGTTCCAACCCCTTCCTGCAGATCTGGAAGGGGGGCATCAAACCCCTCTACCAGACCAAGGACGACGGTGTGATCATTGCCGAGGTGGCGGCGAAGCTGACGGAGTTGACCGGCGACCGGCGCTTCCGCGACTACTTCAAGTTCTTGCTGGAGCGCCGCCCCGAGGTCTACATCCAGCGCATCCTGGACAGCGCCACCTCCACCGTCGGCTACCGGGTGGGGGACATCCTCGCCGGCCGATACGGTGAGCCCGGCGCAGCCCTCATGCTATTCCG is a window of Armatimonadota bacterium DNA encoding:
- a CDS encoding molybdopterin-dependent oxidoreductase, which translates into the protein MDEKRRDSPAAEGEAPGNGGVCGGLTRREFLGSAGAAVGGLALAQALPLRLLQPLAAIDNPLGFYPDREWEKVYRDQYRYDGSFTFVCSPNDTHHCRLRAFVRNGVIMRIEQNYDVQRYTDLYGNRATPHWNPRGCLKGYTFHRRVYGPYRLKHPLVRRGWKAWADDGFPELTPALRGKYRFDSRGTDAFERVSWEQAYDYIGRAFIAIARRYSGPEGARRLQAQGYPPEMVEAMHGAGVRTFKFRGGMGLLGVIGKYGLWRAANMMALLDAHVRGVGSDQALGARKWSNYTWHGDQAPGQPFVHGLQASDVDFNELRHARLHIQVGKNLIENKMPESHFFNELMERGARIVVITPEYSPPAVKADYWMPVRPQTDAALFLGITRLMMDNRWYDETFVKRFTDFPLLIRQDTLKRLRAAEVFPDYRPGLDPQGPSFTRQNLRPDQYAQLGDFVIFDRRTRRLQPLTRDQVGERMARAGLDPDLAWRGRVKLVDGREVECLTLWQAYRDHLRDYDLDTVVEITQTPREMIRRLARDMATIKPVAIHIGEGINHWFHATLANRAFYLPLMLTGNIGVPGAGCHTWAGNYKAGIFQGSPWTGPGITGWLFEDPFNPALDPTTPGRQIKVKKYLKDEEPAYWDHGDVPLIVETPKAGRKVFTGQTHMPTPTKVIWYNNVNILNNAKWAYGVIKNVNPRVELIINQDIEMTASAEYADIILPANSWVEFQTYELTASCSNPFLQIWKGGIKPLYQTKDDGVIIAEVAAKLTELTGDRRFRDYFKFLLERRPEVYIQRILDSATSTVGYRVGDILAGRYGEPGAALMLFRTYPRVPFFEQIHDSEPFYTDTGRLNSYCDLPEAIEYGENFIVHREGPEATPYLPNVIVSANPLVRPNDYGIPLDALHWDQRTVRNVKMPWREVKRTKNPLWEQGYRFYLLTPKTRHRVHSSWSTVDWNMIWESNFGDPYRLDRRTPGVGEHQLHINPQAARDLGINDGDYVYVDAYAADRPYIGWKPDDPFYRVARCMVRARYNPAYPYNVLMMKHGPFMATEKSVRAHESRADGLARSADTGYQANLRYGSQQSVTRDWLMPMHQTDTLFHKAKGAVAFVFGGEADNHAVNTVPKETLVKITKAEDGGMGGRGLWEPARTGFSPGRENEFMRRYLSGALVEVRRR